gaggtagacttagtacctactttggaggagtatacgacctTGCTTCGCTTTCCAAAAATTCAAGGTAACAAAGCTTAGGGCTACTAATCTCCCAACTTTCGTGAAGAAGTTAATGATAATCACAAGGATGAGTGAACAGTAGGCTGCAGCTCAAATCCAACAAAAAGGTGATGGTAAATGCATTCCGTGGGCAAATTTGAATGATCTGATATTGGCGTACCCAGATGTGAAGAAGAGGGTTGATGTCTTAGCCTTAAGTATTTATGGTTTGGTGATTTTCGCCAAAGCTATGGGccacatagatgaggcagttgtggatttattcgatcgacttgGTAAACAGAACACACCTGTGCCTGCAATCCTAGCTAAGACGTTCAGATCCTTGAGTGCATGTTGGAGAGCTggtgaaggtagattcattggatgcGCACAATTGTTGTTAGTATGGTTCCACAGTTACTTTTGGAAGgttgataaggttccttgccAAGTGTTCTTTGAGGATTATTCTCCCTTAAAGGAAGTAGCAGCTATGCCGAGGAGGGACAACATTACAGAGGAAAGGTGGATGGAAATACTTCAGAATCTCCAagaggaagatgttatgtggaaagCCCCTTGGATGGCTCCTAATGAAGTCCTTTATTGTTGTGGAAGctttgattgggtacctcttcccggaatttggggagttgttggtTATGCACCATTACTCGTCCTAAGGCAATACAAAGCAGGGCAGTTTATACCGGTAACACAAGGGTTAGCTTAGAGTGATTTCTCATATAAGGGGATCATTATAAGAAGAAGATgcgagagatttctgaagctTGGAAGAAGATTTGTTGTGTGAAGATTCTGACTGAAGGTCCGATGACAACCCTCGAGTACAAAGTGTGGTTTAGCAAGAGGATCAATGATAACAtccctaggccgagtttgggggctGTTCGATCAATAGAGGAGAATTTACGAGTGGTTCCATCAGAGTTAGAAGTCATAAAGCAAGAGTTcgaaagaaaaagtttgaagcCCAGGAAAAAGATAGAGAAGCTGGAGGAAGAGAAGATATATCTAAGCTTAGACGTTGACGTTCAAAAAATTGAGGTTGAAAAAgtgaggaaagaaaagaggaagattgaggaagaccgAGATGACTTGAAGATGCAATATAAGAGGATATAGCTATCAATGAAGAGAGCTAGATTGGAGAAGTCTTCAGAGCAGTGGCAACAAGAGGTTCAAGAAGAAAGAGCTAAAGCTGAggattgggagaagaagttcaaAGAGATGCAAGCGCAGAATCAGGCCCTAGAAAAGGAGAATCAAGGATTAAAATCTAAGGTGACTGAGCTTAGACaatctcttcatcatcaccgaagtcgtaactctacggtcgagttaaaggtAAGTCTGAAcaagatcgaggaaatgaagcacaATATTGGAGGGTTGGAAATAGCATTGCAGAACTGTGAACTTCAGATTAAGCAGCTTGAGGCAAGAGAAGGACATTGGAAAGGAGAGCTTCACCATTTTCAGGATCAAGTCAGAGATAGGGACTACCTCATGGGAGAAGCCATAGTctagattcgagaggttgctgatcaTTTGCAAGACCTAGCAGCACAAGCTAATGTATTAAGTGCAAAGTATGAGTCAGTGTCAGATAGAGGTCGAGAGATAGCTTTGTTATTGGATAGGGTTAAAACTCTAGGCCTGAAGgcaaaagcgtatttgtaatctgtTTTGTATAAAGATTTTTCTTTCTTAAATAACATTTTCTAAAATAAACTGAATCAGAATCGatatctttttgcattcatgcatttgcatctcattgCATCATATGAATTCAAATTTATAGAAataccctaattagttaaaattacagagagagagagagagtgagAGAAAGAGAAAACCTGGAAGCAACACATCGTTACGGTACACGCACTAAGAcaaagaatatggatcaaagacTTGAACAGATCCAGAGagaaatgcaagagcaattgtAGGAACAATTGGCAAAATCCAACAGGAGATGAAGGATCAAATGTTGGAGGCCtaaaggaatatgatggctgaaatggctcagctgctgAAGGGGGCAACGGATAAAGAAAAGGCCCCTATGACTATCACTGAAGAGGATAATGAGGATCATCCTCCTGGTTTTACCCCACCCCATGTGCAAACTCAACCTGAGGAATATCCCCAAAGGCCGTCCGTCACAATAAGGCCTCAACATGGGTAAGTCGATGCTGGAACACCCACGAACTTCCAAACTGGCTCAAGATCCAACCCGAGAGATAAACCTACCAATCCAGTCATCCCTGATTTAGATGTAACTGAGAGGGAGGAGATGAGACTCGAATCATTAAGGAAATTAGAGAAACGTTGCAAATggttagaggagaaatttaaggcatTGGAAAACACTGATAATCATCAGAGAATTGATGCCAAGgacttgagtttggtcccagatttggtgcttcctcataagtTCAAGATGCCgaaatttgagaagtacaatgggactacttgccctgAGGCCCATATCACCATGTTCTGTAGGCGGATGACCGgctatgtaaacaatgatcaactattgatccattgtttctAGGATAGTTTGGTTAGGGCAACGActaaatggtacaatcaattgagcCACACTAGGATCGGTTCTTGGAGAGACTTAGCGCAAGCCTTCATGTAGCAATATAatcatgtgactgatatgactcctgatagaatcactctgcagaacatggaaaagaagcctaATGAGAGCTTTAAGCAATATGCACAGAGATGGAAGGAGGTTTCCATGCAAGTTCAACCATCTTGGAGAAAGAAACTACTATGCTGTTCATTAACACCTTGAAGGCCCCATTCATTActcatatgattggaagtaccaccaagagctttgctgatatagttatggcaggggaaatgattgagaacgccataagGGGTGGTAAGATAGAAGGGGAAACTGCTAAAAGATAGGCCTCAAGCAGGAAAGATAATGAGGTGAACAATATGAGTAATTATAACTTAAAAGCAATTACGGTTAGTCAGCCCAGAGCAACTACAGTTGGGCAACAGGGTTCCCAAAAGCAACGATCTGATATGAGAAAAAACTCTGAAAATGTCTCATTCACACCTATCCCGATGATGTACCGGGAgctttatcaaagtttatttaATGCGCATGCAATAGCTCCTTTTCATTTGAAACCACTGCAAcccccatatcccaaatggtacGATGCAAACGCCAAATGTGAATACCATAGAGGGATATTGCGGCATTCAATCGAAAATTGCACTAGCTTTAAAAAAGCAGTGGAAAGACTTATCAAGATGGGGGTCGTAAAATTTGATGATACCCCTAGTATAGAGAACCCGTTGCCAAACCATGGTGATTAAGGGGTAAATGCAATTGGGGAAACTGGTATGAGAAGGAATAAAGAAGATGTGGTCGTGGTAAGAATGCCGATGAAAGTAATCTGGGAAGAAATGATGAAAAGAGAGATGATAATCTctgaaaaaggaaataaaggaGCAAAGGACTACTGCAAGTTCTATGCAGAAGAGGGACACGAGATCCAGGAATGTGATGAGTTTAAGGCTTTGGTACAAAGCCTTATGGATAATAAAGAGCTGGAATTTTATGAAGCTGGCTCAGATGAGGGACACGTATATGCATTGGAAGGTGAACCAAAGAATCAAAGAATCAACTGGCCAAGGATCATTATTTCTCCACCAAGGAATAATGAAGTTGAGACACAAATAACGCCGAAAGTCATTATTCACAAACCtgtttcctttccttataaggataacaagaGGGTACCCTGGAATTATGACTGCAATGTGACAATGCCGGAGAGAGAAGATATAGCTAGTACTTCTAAGGAGGCTCAAGTTGACGGTTCCTACACACGTAGTAGGAAACGTTATGATGCAGAAGGAGTCAGAGTTGTGCCCACGAAAGTAAAAGCCTTTGACATTGAGAAGGAGAAGGGGGTTGAGGTACTTGTTAATGAGccagtgaaggaagaagaagctAGAGAGTTTTTAAAATTCCTGAAACACAGTGAGTACAGCGTGGTTGAACAATTGTGCAAACAACCAGCCCGCATATCAGTGTTGGCTTTGCTTTTGAGTTCAGAGGTACATCGTGAGGCATTAATGAAAGTGCTCAACGAGACTTACGTTACTAATGATATATCCGTCAACAAGTTGGATCGATTGGTTAGTAACATAAGCGCTGGCAACTTCATttatttcaatgatgatgaaatcccacctgGTGGCATGGGATCAGctaaagctttgcacatcaccactcgCTGCAAAGGATATACATTGTCGAGTGTGCTTATTGATAATGGGTCAGCCTTAAATGTCCTGCCATTGTCCACATTGAACAGGTTGCCCATAGATGGTTCTCACATGAAAACATGCCATAATGTAGTGAGAGCATTCAATGGTACAGAGAGAAAGGTCATGGGAAGAATTGATATCCCTTTGATGATCGGGCCAAACACGTATGAGGTAGACTTTCtagtgatggacatcaagccctctTATAATTGCTTGTTAGGGAGGCCTTGGATACATTCAGCTGGAGCGGTTTTTTGCACCAAAAATTAAAGCTAGTAGCGACAGACGGTTGGTCACCATAAATGCGGAGGAAGAAATCATAGCAGCAGTTATCAGTGATGCACCCTATGTAGAGGCGAACAAGGAGGCCGTTGAGTGTTCTTTTTGCTCCTTAGAATTCGTTAATACAACATTTATTTCAGAGGGGAATGAGGTGCCGGTGCCAAAGATATCCAAAACCATAAGAATGGGTTTGCAAATGACAGTAGGAAAAGGAGCCTTGCCAGGAAAAGGATTGGGAAGATATCTCCAAGGAGGGATTCAAGTTCCAGAACTAAAAGAGAAGAGGGACCATTTTGGCTTGGGTTTCAGGTCAGATCACAGGCAGAGgaggaaagaaatagaaaagCGTCAAGAAAGAAGAAGGGCGCGTTTAAGTGGAAGAGAAGTAGAATGGGAATCGATGACATTCCCTCATATATCCCAGACCTTTATATCAGGAGGGATAATTCACCCTAAGAGAGGGTTGTTTGAAAAAGGAAATTATCACATCAATGCTGTACATAATGAAGAgtctgaacaaagaaaccttgagggcatttgcCCTTACGAACTAGGAAGTTCTTTAAGCAATTGGACTGCAAAAgaacttcctgtagtttttaaagattttttagaGTAATTTTCAGAACACTCTGGTTGCCctagagcctaggagtaataagatttcatttgtaaaatagACTCATGTTCGGATATTTGCGTTTCAATAAAACACAACTATTAGTATCAATTCGAGTGAATATTCTTTTATACCAATCAATATTcttttgacattttaaaattctttcaaatttttttttcatttcattcataagagataaataaacattcttaaaattcattcattctttgtacattctttcgtaccctgcaggtccctagatatcaatgacatgagcactgataCTACAGATCCTGAATTCTCTTTTGagtaagacatgtgtttagaagaaccTCAGGATTTTAAAGATGACAGGGATTGTAATGTGCCTCCAGATCTGTTGAGAATGGtgaaacaagaggagaaacaaatcctaccccaTGAGAAAGGGGCAATAGAGAACGTAGCCTTGgaagaaggaaaagaggtgaaaattgggaCACACATTGCTAAGGAAATGAGACAAGGTCTTATTGACCTTCTACGTGAATTCAaagatatctttgcatggtcatatcaagatatgccaggattgaatactgatatcgtggtacatcGTCTCCCCATAAGATAGGATTGCAAGCCAGTCCAACAAAAATTGCGATGGATGAGGCCTGATATtgtgctgaaaataaaagatgaagttaAGAAGCAGTTTAATGCTGGATTCCTACAAGAGGTTAAGTACTcaaaatgggtggctaacattgtgcctgtccctaagaaggatgggaaggtacgaatatGTGTTGATTACATAGATTtaaacaaagctagcccaaaggacaaTTTTCCTTTACCGCATATCGACACTTTGGTGGACAATACTGTAATgtccccacgcccgagaccgtcaccggagtcgagtatgaggtgttactaagcttaatttaacatatttataactttggattatttatttctacattcacagcttttaagctacttgcatcacagtcacaagaaaaatcatatctcgggttacaaaactcaaaatcaagatccataaattttccctaaatctagactcatatacctatctaataatttttttctagaatttttagttgggtcaattagtacagtttattagttaaagttacccctattttaggacttgactggtctgacctctgtttaccacgaaccacatttatctctgtacaaaatccatatgactatgaggtttatttctcctgaaactagactcaataaggattctgagaatataaaatacactacctaattatatttttacaatttatggtgaatttctaaagttggaataggggattcagaaactactatgaccctgtttcactaaaattcaaatatcttgtaacatataattcctttacctgtttcatttatttcatgtgaaaatacacataataagcttcaatttgatatgtattccatcaccaagttcaatttctatgatttttagtaaatttttaaactcgcgtcagtgttgctgcgaagattcatttatggcaaatttcatcccttttatgagttttatgcactaagtatcttaataattttccttaacatcaaatataatctaaactaactattttcataatttatcattatcaagcatttcctcaaccattccatcaccataccataagatcatttacacaaaaaggtatattgctatacatgccatacttaaatttacaagccattaccaaaagtcttaggatagtgtggtgagccttgacctatcccgactctgaaagtggcttgtccaaaactacaatgagtaagaaggaggagtaagcataaatgcttagtaagttcatatgcaaataataagtaacataacaaacagttataccaatcaacattagcatacatcactaaaacacatatcacatttcgatcattttcatcatcttattaccttatagtggttgtatcaatactcaacccgagggttaaatatacacctgtccaaaatatccatttcacatcactcaccaatcgtctctttacatctcgaatattcctccattgagtagaactttacccgttgaacacaatggaatataattggatacggataaattgcacataagtggcacatattcaatcaagcaatcatgtaacccgcccataagcgaactcggactgaactcaacgagctcgaggcgttcgcatccataagtgaactcggactcaactcaacgagttcggatgcctagttacatctcacgaactcggactcaactcaacgagttcggacattcgcatccataagtgaactcggactcaactcaacgagttcggatgctcaaccatcctagtgacatgtcacttgtatcctaatctattcctaaggttcaaacgggcttttcctctaaCACTTATCCTTTCCGTCTTAGTAGAATGCGAAATTAATACTcaataacaattatatttaacaagtagttcacataatttacatattatttgaaattaaccacaaagcatacatttcataataaaattcagcataacatataattaacatcaataaattaaaataaccattatgctacattatttacacatgaacttaccttggtaccaaaatacaaggattttgcaatttagtccacaatcttttcttttcctcgattgaggtcgattccacgtctttcttgatctaaaataacacatttagcttatttaatactcacattatcaaattaatccttaactcaaattttggaaaaattacaattttaccctaaacttttgcatatttacatttttgcccctaggctctggattaaactttattccttattcttatgttttacaacatgctgatcacttttctcttctatggcaacatcaaattctcactctaacatgtacttgtgactattaggtattttaccgattaagcccttttactcgtttttgcttaaaatcgagtagtacaagttgtctaacataatttaaaacttcatattctatcataaaacatcaaaatacacaaatttcacctatgggtatttttccaaatataaaccctaggttaaattattgctaacataagctttatcgagttctgggatctcaaaaacgtaaaaatcattaaaagcgggcttggaatcacttactatggagcttggaagcttgaaaaaaccctagctatggagaacccttgaaatttcggcctaatgaagaagatggacaaaattggcttttaattttgttttaattcattttaataactaaatgaccaaaatacccttactactaaactttccaaaaattccttccatgtcctaattttgtccatgaacttaaaattggtcaaattgctatttaagacctcctcattaatattccaaaacaatttcatactaaaacttctagaatgcaagttttgtaacttattcgatttagtccctactttcaatttaagcactttaggcatagaatttcatcacgaaattttcacacaatcatgtaatcctatcataatcatcaaaataattataaaataattatttctatctcgatttgtggttctgaaaccactattcgattaggccccgattcgggatattacaactctcccctttaaggattttcgtcctcgaaaatcttactgtaacagatgtgggtattgatttctcatagtttcttggattcccatgtagcttcttctactccatgcctttgccacaacaccttcacaagtgcaacattttattccttagttgtttgacctctcgagctaaaatcttaatcggttcttcttcgtaggtcatatctggttgtagttcaatttacgtcggtgaaactacatgtgaaggatccgaacgataccgacgtaacatagatacgtggaacacatcatgaatcttctctaattcggtggtaatgctatccgatatgctaccggtccaacttttcaattacttcatacggcccaacaaaacgcggacttaatttgcccttccgtccaaatctaaggactttcttccacgagtcacctttaaaaatactttatcaccaacttgaaattcaatgtcctttcgctttaggtgcgcataagatttacatctatcaggcgactttcaaacaatctcgaattatcttcacttttcttgatttcttttattagatcaactccataaatctgattttccttgagttcagtccaatacaatggcgttcgacacttacgaccatataatgcttcatacggtgccattttcaagctcatctgataactattattgtaagcatattccaccaatggtaagtatctttcccaacttccttgaaattccaatacacaacatctaagcatatcttcaagaatctgaattattctttctgattgtccatcagtttgtggatgaaaagcagtactgaaatttaacttcgtacctaacgcgtcttgcaacttttgccaaaaccgcgaggtaaaccttggatctctatctgaaataatcgataatggtattccgtgtaatctaacaatttctctaatatacagttcagccaacttgttaagagaataatccgtacgtaccgggataaaatgagccgacttagttaatctgtcaactattacccagatggcatctttctttcccggagtcaatggcaatcctgaaacaaaatccatagtaatccgatcccatttccattcaggaaccataataggctggagtaatcctgaaggtacttggtgttcagctttcacttgttgacaaattaagcatttggacacaaactctaatatatctcttttcattccattccaccaatacattttcttcaagtcattatacattttcgtactacccggatgaatcgagaaataaccactatgtgcttcctgtaggatcttttgaatcaattcctcattctttggtacacaaatctgatctttaaacattaagcacccatgagaaccaattctgaaatctgatcccgtatcagcttcacactattttcttttggctagcaaatcttgatcatttttctgagtttcagaaatctcttgtaaaaacatcggtcttgctcttaactctgctagaatcgaatcgtcatctgacattttcaactgagtgttcataactctcaaagcaaacaacaactttctacttaaagcatcggcaaacacattcgcttttcccggatgataatcaataacaagctcataatctttcaataactccaaccatcttcactatctcaaattcaagtctttttgtgacatcaagtatttaagacttttgtgatcggtatatactcggcacttttcaccatacaaataatgtcgccaaattttcaaagcaaacaccaccacagccaattccaaatcgtgagtaggataattcctctcatgaggttttaactgcctcgaagcataagccaccacttttccttcttgcatgagtacacaccccaaaccatttagagaagcatcactatacaccacaaattctttacctaattcaggttgtaccaacactggtgcttcagttaataactttttcaattcttcaaaactctattgacattcttccgtccattcaaatttaacatcctttcggagtagtctagtcataggagcagcaattatagaaaatccatttacaaaccgtcgataatacccagctagccccaagaaacttctaacttcagttacgtttttcgatggtttccaatcaacaatggctaaaattttactaggatcaacccgtataccatcacctgaaacaatatgacccaaaaatccaacttcccggagccaaaattcacttttagtaaacttagcatacagctgcttatctctcaaagtttgcaaaactatcctcaaatgctcagcatgatTTGTCTcatcttttaaataaataaaaatatcatctataaacaccacaacaaatctgtccaagtatggccgaaatatgcaattcattaaatccataaacacagcaggagcatttgtcaatccgaatggcataactaaaaattcataatgaccataccttgttctaaaagcagttttaggcacatccgactcttttacccgcaattggtaatacccagatctcaagtcaatctttgaaaaccatgtcgctccttttagctgatcaaacaaatcatcaattcttgccaacggatacttgtttttgattgtcaccttgtttaactaccgataatcaacacacaacctcatagaaccatccttctttttcacaaataacacgggagcaccccaaggtgaaaaactcggtctcacaaaacctttaccagtcaactcttgcaactgtgactttaattccttcaactctgctggtgccattctatacggagcaatcgaaattggagttgttcccggtatcaaatcaataccaaattctacttccctgactggaggcaaactcggcaattcttctagaaatacgtccgcaaattcacacaaccCAAgccttgattcaactttcttttcaacttcttttgtattaattacatacgccaaataagcttcataaccctttctcagatatctttgagccgacattgaagaaatcacactaggcaatgcctctgatttatctgattcaactcgcaaagtttcaccattttcacactttaattctataaccttttctttgcaatttattttagcatcatgcaatgtcaaccaatccatacccaaaataacatcaaactcatcaaacggcaacaacatcaa
Above is a genomic segment from Gossypium arboreum isolate Shixiya-1 chromosome 8, ASM2569848v2, whole genome shotgun sequence containing:
- the LOC108462323 gene encoding uncharacterized protein LOC108462323 encodes the protein MPMKVIWEEMMKREMIISEKGNKGAKDYCKFYAEEGHEIQECDEFKALVQSLMDNKELEFYEAGSDEGHVYALEGEPKNQRINWPRIIISPPRNNEVETQITPKVIIHKPVSFPYKDNKRVPWNYDCNVTMPEREDIASTSKEAQVDGSYTRSRKRYDAEGVRVVPTKVKAFDIEKEKGVEVLVNEPVKEEEAREFLKFLKHSEYSVVEQLCKQPARISVLALLLSSEVHREALMKVLNETYVTNDISVNKLDRLVSNISAGNFIYFNDDEIPPGGMGSAKALHITTRCKGYTLSSVLIDNGSALNVLPLSTLNRLPIDGSHMKTCHNVVRAFNGTERKVMGRIDIPLMIGPNTYEGGLGYIQLERFFAPKIKASSDRRLVTINAEEEIIAAVISDAPYVEANKEAVECSFCSLEFVNTTFISEGNEVPVPKISKTIRMGLQMTVGKGALPGKGLGRYLQGGIQVPELKEKRDHFGLGFRSDHRQRRKEIEKRQERRRARLSGREVEWESMTFPHISQTFISGGIIHPKRGLFEKGNYHINAVHNEESEQRNLEGICPYELGSSLSNWTAKELPVVFKDFLE